Proteins encoded together in one Anaerotignum propionicum DSM 1682 window:
- a CDS encoding TRAP transporter small permease has product MSVITFFRKLSDAINKVCLTICVALLGAMVVTTSVQIICRVFFTAISWSEELARYFLIWTSLLGAGCVYKSGSNIAVLFVQGLLPQGLKKFAKILVHILCGFFFALAIYHGIRYMGMMGIQKSASLHIPMKFMYLAIPLGCGIMEFHVIDAILGEIFGKEGEES; this is encoded by the coding sequence ATGTCAGTCATAACATTTTTTAGAAAACTAAGCGATGCCATTAACAAAGTGTGTTTGACAATTTGTGTAGCCCTTCTGGGCGCAATGGTAGTAACTACATCTGTTCAAATCATTTGCCGTGTATTTTTTACAGCAATCTCTTGGAGCGAAGAGCTTGCCAGATATTTTTTGATTTGGACCTCCCTGCTTGGGGCGGGTTGTGTTTATAAATCAGGAAGCAATATTGCAGTTTTGTTTGTTCAGGGCTTATTGCCTCAAGGGTTGAAAAAATTTGCAAAAATTTTGGTTCACATTTTGTGCGGATTCTTTTTTGCCCTTGCAATTTACCACGGCATTCGTTATATGGGGATGATGGGTATACAAAAATCAGCGTCTTTACATATTCCAATGAAATTCATGTATTTAGCCATCCCTTTGGGTTGTGGCATTATGGAATTTCATGTAATTGATGCAATTTTAGGTGAAATATTTGGGAAGGAGGGAGAAGAATCATGA